One Solanum pennellii chromosome 9, SPENNV200 DNA segment encodes these proteins:
- the LOC107030245 gene encoding calmodulin-like protein 3 — protein MAKLSLQKGNTRLAPVVNMYGLVDPTEIHRVFLMFDRNGDGKITLKELSDSLQNMGIYIPEMELVQMIDKIYINRDEFVDMEEFGTLYQSIMDEKDEEEDMREAFNVFDQNGDGVITVEELRSVLSSLGLKQGKTLEDCKRMIIKVDVDGDGMVDYKEFRQMMKRGGFASLC, from the exons ATGGCGAAATTAAGTCTCCAAAAGGGAAATACTAGGCTAGCACCAGTAGTTAACATG TATGGTTTGGTGGATCCAACAGAGATCCATAGAGTTTTTCTTATGTTCGATCGAAATGGAGATGGAAAAATTACGCTGAAGGAGCTAAGCGATTCGTTGCAAAATATGGGAATTTACATTCCTGAAATGGAATTGGTGCAAATGATTGATAAGATATATATAAACAGAGACGAATTTGTAGACATGGAGGAATTTGGGACATTATATCAGTCGATAAtggatgagaaagatgaagaagaagatatgaGAGAAGCTTTCAACGTGTTCGATCAAAATGGTGATGGAGTCATCACGGTGGAGGAATTGAGATCCGTTTTGTCATCGTTGGGTTTGAAACAAGGAAAAACCCTAGAAGATTGTAAAAGAATGATCATAAAAGTTGACGTGGACGGTGATGGAATGGTTGATTACAAGGAGTTTAGACAAATGATGAAACGTGGTGGATTTGCTTCTTTGTGCTAG